A DNA window from Leishmania panamensis strain MHOM/PA/94/PSC-1 chromosome 27 sequence contains the following coding sequences:
- a CDS encoding hypothetical protein (TriTrypDB/GeneDB-style sysID: LpmP.27.0580): MSDKYLRNEQQQLLNSIGTEVCWGWSPAIDFVSLLAKRPHRAAQQSISQSIKSQIGGQQSETPPSASSASVATAAPSSKSKEEAELDDLIAQIQGRRTATAKAAQSIPEELSESKPQCSPPFSSSTASPATAAAADDEVTVLLAGASDIRHLLRTLSSLRAAESANGKSGSQPTYHFYIYEPSLRLHCRHLFFLQWLLDSMFSLEELEERVLMFLDVYGNALMRDMTAAQVRNVVQRLRTALETDSSALLRIASFEEMKSKERDFVESQLAHWNRDASVADIREQWMQRVRQEMAERYDNRDNIIDWDFVFHLTEYTNLLKFPEYRTWRNTGVAFDVNHINPRRGFSYEYSVPNKTLCFFPRSGRGVYSGDIKNGPFFSFGALTPNAHIRHRTTDGTCKYGNGVVSMHNVRAWLYTLMTGLSWPWADHAFAWDDPRNYNYLPPGTPSGVAYTATLPKVRVHFVGLEWDRFMLHCKEGKVPRMDAAFFGASCTQYMTPTVLGDVMSRAVHAVVVAETAKFIVDAEDVAKTAYIAKLDDLARAGGWTREDALTSYLHDGKPDPLPVKGTMSDAQRVSQERYAQPSLLAYVAKASA, encoded by the coding sequence ATGAGCGACAAGTATCTGCGaaatgagcagcagcagctgctgaactcTATTGGCACGGAGGTGTGCTGGGGGTGGTCGCCCGCCATTGATTTTGTGTCGCTGCTTGCCAAGCGACCacatcgcgcagcacagcaaaGCATATCCCAGTCGATCAAAAGTCAAATAGGGGGCCAGCAATCGGAGACGCCACCCTCAGCGTCGTCCGCATCTGTCGCCACGGCGGCACCGTCCTCCAAAAGTAAAGAGGAGGCTGAACTCGACGACCTCATTGCGCAGATTCAGGGCCGTAGGACTGCAACCGCAAAGGCTGCGCAGAGCATCCCAGAAGAGTTATCAGAATCGAAACCCCAATGTAGTccgcccttttcttcttccacGGCATCCCCTGCtaccgccgcggcagcagacgacGAGGTGACCGTCTTGCTTGCCGGGGCTTCTGACATCCGCCACCTACTTCGGactttgtcttctcttcgcGCTGCCGAGTCAGCCAATGGAAAGTCGGGGTCGCAGCCAACGTATCACTTCTATATTTATGAGCCAAGCCTGCgcctgcactgccgccacctcttctttctccaGTGGTTGCTCGACAGCATGTtctcgctggaggagctggaggagcgtgTGCTCATGTTCTTGGATGTCTACGGTAACGCGCTGATGCGTGACATGACCGCTGCGCAAGTGCGCaacgtggtgcagcgcctgcgcacgGCGCTTGAGACAGACTCGTCTGCGCTACTCCGCATCGCCTCGTTTGAGGAAATGAAGAGCAAGGAGCGGGACTTTGTGGAGAGTCAGCTGGCGCACTGGAACCGCGACGCCTCCGTGGCTGACATTAGAGAACAGTGGATGCAGCGCGTTCGACAGGAGATGGCAGAGCGCTACGACAACCGCGACAACATCATTGACTGGGACTTTGTCTTCCACTTGACGGAGTACACAAACCTCCTGAAATTCCCCGAGTACCGCACTTGGCGTAACACTGGCGTGGCCTTCGACGTCAACCACATCAATCCGCGACGGGGATTCAGCTACGAGTACAGTGTCCCCAACAAGACCCTCTGCTTCTTTCCCCGCTCCGGCCGCGGCGTCTACTCAGGGGATATCAAGAAcgggccttttttttcctttgggGCGCTCACGCCCAACGCACACATCCGCCACCGCACGACGGATGGCACTTGCAAATATGGCAACGGCGTCGTATCAATGCACAACGTGCGGGCTTGGCTTTACACACTCATGACCGGCTTGTCATGGCCATGGGCCGACCACGCCTTTGCCTGGGATGACCCACGAAACTACAACTACCTTCCCCCTGGAACACCGAGCGGCGTCGCCTACACCGCCACACTACCGAAGGTGCGCGTGCACTTTGTAGGCCTTGAGTGGGACCGCTTTATGCTGCACTGCAAGGAGGGCAAAGTCCCGCGCATGGATGCAGCCTTCTTTGGGGCCTCCTGCACGCAATACATGACCCCCACCGTCCTGGGAGACGTCATGTCCAGGGCGGTGCACGCGGTAGTGGTGGCGGAAACAGCGAAGTTCATCGTGGACGCCGAGGACGTCGCGAAGACAGCATACATCGCGAAGCTGGACGATCTGGCGCGTGCGGGTGGGTGGACGCG